The following is a genomic window from Solidesulfovibrio sp..
CGTCGTCGTCGACGGGGCGGAACCGCCGTTGCGGGACGAGCCATGAGCGAACTGACCCTGGAACGGGCGCTGGCCGCCCAAGGCGAGGGCGGCGACGAGGCCGTGCGGGGCGAAGGGGAACTGGTCAAACTCGTCCTCTTCACCCTGGGCGCGGACACCTTCGCCTTGTTCGGCCGGTGCGTCGGCGAGATCCTGGCCCGGGCCGACGTCTTTTTCCTTCCCGGCTGCCCGCCGTCCCTGGAGGGCGTCATCAACGTGCGCGGGGACATCGAATCCGTGCTGCGGCCCCACGGACTGCTCGGCCTTCCCGACGGCGCGGCCGGCCCGGGGTCCCCGATCCTGCTGTGCCGGGGCGCGGCCATGAAAAGCGGCCTCCGGGTCGACGAGGTCATCGACGTGGCCGATGTGCCGGGCGCGGCCATCGAGCCGCCGGCCGCCACCTTGCCGCCGGCCGTGCGCCAGGCGGCCGTGGGCGCCCTGCGCTTCGGCGGCCGCCTGGTCACCGTGCTCGACCTGGACAAGCTTTTCGCCGCCTGCGCCGAGGAACTCGGATGACGGGCGAGGCGGCAGGGGAGGGCGGCGCGCCGCAAATCCTGGATGTGGTGCTTTTTGGGGCCGCCGGCTGGCGCGTGGGGGTCGAGGCGCGCCATGTGGCCGCCCTGGACCGCGCGCCGGCGGACGGCTCGTGCCGGCCCGTCGAGGCGCTGCTCGGACTGCCCGACGCGGTGTCCTCGGCCGGGGAGCGCTACCGGTTGACGTTTGCCGGCACGGGGACGGCGGTGACGGTGGCCGGGCCGGTGGAATTCGCCGGCCTGCCGGTGAGGGCGCTGCGTCGGCTGCCGCCGCTTGTGGCCCGGAGCACTCGGCTTCACGGCCTGCGCGCCCTGGGCGTCACCGGCGAGGCGGGGCAGGGGAGGCCGCTGTTGCTTTTCGACGCGGCGGGCTTGAAAAGCGGCGGCGCATAAGCCAGACTGCCGGGAATTGCCACGAACGGTTGCCGGCGGCGGCCGGCGGCGCAGGCGGCCTTTCCCTGGCCCGCGCCGGGACGGCCAGGGGAGTTTCATGCAAGCGAGTCCCAGCGATCTCGTCCGACGGGCCAAGGTGTTCAAGGCCCTGGGCCATCCGAGTCGGCTGCTCATGGTCGAGGCCCTCGGGGCCGGCGAAAAATGCGTGTGCGAGCTGCGCGAACTGGTCGGCTCGGACATCTCGACGATTTCCAAGCATTTGAGCGTCCTCAAGGAAGCCGGCATCGTCCGGGACGACCGCCGGGGCACCAACATCTATTATTCGTTGCGCCTGCAGTGCGTGACCGGCTTTCTGGGGTGTGTGCGCCGCTTCTTCGACCAGCAGCTCGAAGAACAATTCCAGTATTTTGAGGAGTTACGAAACAAGATTCGATCCTAGCCAGTTTTTTTCGCTTGCCATACTCACACGAATTTTATAAATTCCGTGTGAACGAAGCCGCGCAAGCCCGGCCCGGACAATGGGCGTGGCCGGCCCGGTCAACGACCAACAAGGCAGGCGATCCATGCATGACGGCGCGCAAGGAGCAACGGCCCTGTCCCCCGAACACACCCCCACGGCCACCGGGAAAACCCGGAATCGTTACGACGCCATGGAGTGGGCCGGCGCCTTCGGCGACATCGGCACGCTCATCCCCTTTGTCGTGGCCTACATCACCATCCTGGGCGTCGATCCGCTGGGCCTGCTTTTCATGTTCGGCATCTGCAAGATCGCCGCCGGCCTGTTCTACAAAACGCCCATCCCCATTCAGCCCATGAAGGCCATCGGCGCGGCGGCCGTGGCCGGCGGCATCACCCCGGCGGCGCTTTTCGCCTCCGGGCTGACCACGGGCCTGTTTTGGCTTGTCATTGGGCTTACGGGCACCATCACCTGGGTGGCCAAGCTGGCCACCAAGCCGGTGGTGCGCGGCATCATGCTCGGCCTGGGCATGTCGTTTATCGTGGAGGGCATCCACCGCATGGTGGGTTCGCCGACCCTGGCCGCCATCGCCCTGGGCACGACCTTCGTGCTCCTGACCAACCCCAGGATTCCGGCCATGTTCGTGCTGCTGCTCATCGGCGTGGTGGCCGCCGTCATCGGCAACCCGGCGCTGCTCGACGAACTGGCCCAGGTGAGCATCGGCTTTCGGCTGCCGCAGTTCGGGCTGCACCAGATCCAGTGGGACGACATCGTCACCGGGACGCTGCTGTTCACCCTGCCGCAGATCCCGCTCACCCTGGGCAACGCCGTGGTGGCCATCGCCGCCGAGAACAACGACCTCTTCCCGGACCGGCCCGTGACCGAGCGCACCATGTGCGTGAGCCAAGGCATCATGAACCTGGTGTCGCCGCTTTTCGGCGGCGTGCCCATGTGCCACGGCGCCGGCGGCATGGCCGGCCACGTGCGGTTCGGGGCGCGCACCGGCGGCTCGCTGGTCATCCTCGGCAGCATTGTCATCGTCATCGCGCTTTTTTTCAGCCAGTCCGTGGCCGTGATCTTCAAGATGTTCCCGCCGGCGATCCTCGGCGTGATCCTGTTTCTGGCCGGGGCGGAACTGGCCGTGACCGTGCGCGACATCGGCACCAAGAAGGCCGAGTTCTACGTCATGGTGGTGGTGGCCGGGTTCGCCATGTGGCACATGGGCGTGGCCTTCCTGGTCGGGGTGTTGCTCGACAACGCCCTGCGCCGGGAGTGGATCAGGATCTAGGCGCGATTTTCGCGGCCTTGCCGGGCGCGCGTTTGGGGGCGGGGATCGGACGGGTGTCCGATCCCCGCTTCGGTTTTGCCGGGAGCCGGCATTCGGGCGATCAGGCGATCCAGGCGGCGATGTCCTTTTTGGCGGGCACGCTGCCGGCGGCCTTGATGACGCCGTCCACCACCAGGGCCGGGGTGGTGAACACGCCGAGCCCGGCGATGGCCCGCAGGTCCGAGACCTTCTCCACCGTGGCCGTGACACCCGCTTCGGCCACGACTTCCTTCACCAGTTTTTCCAATTCGTTGCACTTGGCGCAGCCCGTGCCGCAAATTTGAAGCAACATCGTCGTCTCCTTCCGTTTCCTACTTCCGGCAGCCGCAGTCGACCTTGCCGGCGATGATGTCGGCCACGTCGCCGAGCACGTCGTGGGTCCAGCAGTCGTCTGCCCCGGCCGCCTCGCGCATGACCAGGGCCAGGATGTAGGCCAGTTCCTGAAGGCTGGCCCCGGCGTCCAGGGCGCCCTTGAAATGCTTGAGCACGCACGGCTTGGACCGGGCCTTGATGGACACGGCGAAACAAATGAATTGATAGGTTTTTTCGTCGATGAGTCGCTTTTGGGCATAGAGCGTGTCCATGGCGTCGAGCTGGCCGGCGAATTCCGGAAAGAGTTGGGCCAGAAACCGCATTGGGAACCCCCTCGCAAAAGGATGTTGCACACAGACCCCACAGGCGGGCTGCCTCAGTCGACAATGCCGGGCCTCCGGCGCCCACGTTGCCAGGGGCGCCGGGGCGAGAAAGGAACGTACCGCCCAAGGGGCGGGCCGGCCAGGGCGCTCCCCATGCTTCCGCCGCTGCCGTGCCGGCGCAAGTCCTTGTTTCTTCGTTTCTTTTCCCTCGTTCTCCGAGCGGGCTTGGCGGACATTGTTTGATATTTTGCCAAAAAGAAAAATATGAAACAAGCCAAGCCCTGGCAAGTCGAAAATGGCCACCCGGGCAGGAGGAGTGAGGAAGACAGTTGTATTCTTGATGTTTCTCCAGTGTGTCAAAGTGAAGGTTCGTTTCGCGAAGGTATTTCGAAGAGAAGCGCCGGAGAGTTGCTTTTTATTTTGTGGTGGAGTAGAAGTAAATGGCAATGCGGTATGTCTATATTTTGCATACGTTTGGTTTGTTTGTTTTAAAATAGTTGCATGTTGAAACGTTGTCATGTTGTGCTGGCGGCACATTTTCTCGTTCTGTTGTTCACATTGCTCCTTGTTTGTTGCAGAAAAATTTGAAGGAGGGGAGTATGATCCGCCTTATCGTCTCCTGGGCAGTCGTTGGCGTGTTCCTCGCCTTGTTTCCGGCAACGGCCAGAGCGGCAGATGATTTCGATGCGGCTTTGTTTCTCCCGGCCATCGTTGCGCCCAAAGCCGTACCACAGGTCATTTTGAAAAATATCGAGGACGATTGGCTGGAAACCGAAGCAAGCAGTTGTGTGCTCGAGGGTTTTTTTTCCGGCGGCACCGGGTTGACCTGGAAGAACGACACGGCCAATGCCTCCGGGCAGATCACCGGGACCTATGCCTTCACCACGTCGGAGATCCCTTTGGCCAGCGGCGACAACAGCATCAGTTTCCTTTTCAAGAGTAAAATAGTCAAAACAATCATTGTGACGAGAAATACTATCGATATCAATACACTGCCGACATTTAACGTGCAAAGTGCCGTCGTGGGCAGCGCAACGACCGTCTACTGCACACTCGGCGTGAAACGTGAAAACGGCAAGACCTATACGGTCAGGCTGTACAACTCGGATGCGACAGGCCAGCTGGGTAGTGAAGTCGACCAGATGCTCGATGACGGCAACTACCTGGGCGACAGCGGCGACGATATCCTCAACGACGGCATCTTCACCGCCAAATTCGATCTGACTCCGGACGCTCCGGGCGTGCGCCATTACCGCGTCCAGGTCACCGACGACAGCAGCACGGTCGCCTTGTCCGCCATCGGCTCCCTCGTCGCCTACGCCCAACCCACCGAGCAGCAGCTCCAGCAGGCCCAGACCATCGGCCAGGACATCAAGGGCGCCTGGCAAAGCATGGCCCCGCAATCCAGCGGTTTCGGCGGGAAACAAGCCTATCTCAAGGCGGTTTCCGACGCCCAGGGCGCCCTTGTCACCTACATCAGGAACAAGCCCAACAGCCTGTTCGCCACCAAGGGCGAAAACGGCGTGGTGTTCGCCTTCAACGACATTCCCTTTGTCATGATCCAGCGGACCATTCCCGACCTGACCCTCTGGTCCACCAGCCTCGACGACGGCGCGGCCGCCCCCCCGGCGGGCCGTGGCGGCACCGCGACGGGCGACGCGGTAAGCCAACGGGCCAAGCTGGCCAAGGCCGCCCAACCCACGGCCGGTGCCCGTTATCCGACCTTTGTCAACAACATCGGTCCCCTGTCCAAAAAAGCCGAGGAGGATCCGAACACCATCAAGAGCAATCGGGCCTTTTTCCTCGACCCCTGGTACTGGCAACACGTACATTCCACCAAGATGAACGATGCCAACGGCCCCTGGACCAAGATCACCGGGTCGGAGAAGCCCAAGCTGCAGACCGCGACCCGCGTCAACGGTTCGGACGCCTCGGCCGACGTCGACCCGCACCTGACCACCACGGAAACCCTCGACGCCTTCAAGACCCTGTCCCAATACGGCGTGGTGGTGCTGCACACCCACGGCGCCTACTGGGAATTCAGCAATCCCAATTGGCTGACGGAACTGACGAACAAGGTCAAGGCCATCAAGGATCCGTCGGTGAAGGCTTCCATGGAAATCGTGCTCAAAAACATCAACACGTCCATGATGCGGTGGAACGGCAAGATGGTGCTGCTGACCAGCGACACCTTTGTCGGCACCGATCTGGCCGCCATTGCCGCGCACCCCTATGTCTCGGACATCCTCGCCGGGCGCCTGATCGTGGACACGGATGGGGAACTGCTCGTCACGCCCTGGTTCATCGACAAGTACAACACGAGCTTTCCCAATTCCCTCATCTGGCTCGGCGCCTGCCACAGCCTGCAAAACGACACCCTGGGCTCGGTCCTGCTCAAACGCGGCGCCGGTGCCCTGTTCGGTTTCGACGAATCGGTCATCAGGTCCTGGAACGTCTCCCGTGGCGGCGTGGTGCTCGGCACCATGCTCACGGACAAGAAAACCGCCCAGGACGGGTTTGACGCGGCCATCAAAGACGGCAACAACGACGGGAGCGGCACGCACCTGGTCCTTTCCGGCAACGGCAAGCTGCGCTTCGACAACGGGTTGCAAAACCCGAGCTTCGAGGACCCGGACGGCGCGGGCAGCCTCCAGTCCTGGACGGTGAACGGCGATGCCCGGGCCATCAAGAGCATGCAGGACGACGGCCCGACCGACGGCAAGACCATGGCCATCGTTTCCTCGGGCCTGGGCCACACCACGTCCTACGGCTCCTTCTCCCAGAGCTTCACCGTGCCCAAGGGAGCCACGACCATGACCTTCAGCTGGGATTTCTATTCGGCGGAGTTCAATGACTGGTGCAACAAGGGTTATGACGATACGTTCCGGGTGCTTATAAACGACACGCAGGTCTTTCGGGCGTCGGTGGACACCCTTTGCGGCACGGGCCTCATCCAGGTCGAGCCCATCGACGACAAGGGGGACTGCTTCAAGACCGGCTGGCAGACCGCTTCCGTGGACATATCCGGCTATGCCGAACAGGACGTGACCCTGCTCTTCGAGGTCCAGGACAAGGGCGACACCATATATGACACCGCCGTTTTGGTGGACAACATCGTGATCACCACGGCGCCATGACCTGTCGGAGGTTGTGCCTTGCATGCATGCTCACCCTGGCGGCCGCGACCTGTGCGGCCGCCGGCCTGATTCCCCCGGCCCCGGCCGGCTGCCAGGCCAGGCTTGGGCTGGCCGACGGCCGGCTGTGCCTGCCCGAGGACGAGGCGGCAAGCCTGCTTGTGGACATTCTCGCCCGGGCCGGGGAGGTCTATGACGGGCTGTTTCGCGAGGCCGACATCGTCGAACTCACCGGGCGCTGGCCCTGGGCCGAGGTGGTCCTGCCGCAAGCCCGGACCGTCGCGGTGCAGGGCCGGCGGAGCGCCCTGACCGTGTCCCGCATCCTGGTCGTGTTCAAGAACGACCGGCCGCTTTACGTCTTCTGGGGGAATCCCGACTACCGGATGGACGAGGTCCTGGCCGCGCCGGGGCTTGACCAGGCAGCCCTGGCCGCCTTGCGCGCCCTGGCCCGAGGCGCGCCGCGAGAGCCCGGCTAGGGGAGGAGCGGCCAGGGCCGCGAACCGAAAGAGGGCCTGCGAACACGTTTGCGGGCAATGCCCATCCTCTCCATGATCGACCTGGCGTCGAGCCCCTCCTTGAGAGGCCGGTCCTGGGGGAGGGGGCAGGGCAGGGATACAACAACTGCCGAGTCGCCCCGCACGCCGTCGCGCGACATCGCCAGGCCCTCAACGGAGTTTTGAGGTTATCCTTGCTTCGATGCGCCGCCGTCTGTGTTGCTCACCTCCTTGGGCAAGGCATCTCGGAGCAGGTCAAGGGCCACGCCCGAAAGCTCCCCGTGCCGGGCCGCCAACGTCTCGTACTGCGGTCGCGTCATCCCTTCTCGGCCTCAAGCTCGGCCACCCTGGCGGCCAAGACCTCTTCCCTCCGTCCGGCCTCTTCAAGCTGGCGCTTCAAGTCGGCTATCTGAACTTGGGCCTCAGCAATGCCCAGGGAAGGAGCAGGGCCGGCAGCAAGAGTAAACGGGACATCCAATGAACGCTGTTCCTGGTTTGGGAGTTCAAGAGAAGATCGGCAAAAAACTGTTTTTTCTATTCCAAATATCCCCCCTAAATAATTCAAAAAATCTTCTGCTAAAAACTCTGCATAAGCAAGTTTGTCTTTTATTGCATCTTGTTTTCGCTCGTATTCATTTGGATATTGAATATCTTCAAAGGGTATGTTGTTTTCTGTATCAACATCGCTAATTTTGTATATTCGTTCGCCATCGGCACTATTGTAGCAAGGGCAACCCTTGTCGACAATAATTTGTATGTCGCAGACTGTAAGCCCAGCTTTGCTATAAAGTTCATATGCAGTGACTTTTGGTGGTAACATTCCCAAGCCCCCTTCAGCTTCTCCCTTGAAATGAACCAGGGCCAGACCGCCAAGGGAAGCGGCTTTTCGCCGGGGATGATCAGTCGCCGGCTAGGCCCTGGAAATATCAACTATGCCCGCAATTCCGTCTCGGCCCCCTTGCAGGCCAGTCGCACCACCTTGGGGATGATGCGTTCGCCGGACTCGTAATAGGCCACGGTGCGGCGACTGAGGCCCAAGACCTGGGCGGCCCGGGTCAGGGAAAGCCCATGGGCGGCACGCCAAGCGCGGAAGGTCTCGGGCGGCATGGCTTCTCCGCTTTGCTCCATGGCCAGCCGGGCAAGGTGGTGCGCGTCAACGGCCAAGTCCTCGCTGCCAGGCCAGACAATTTCCCAGCCGTCTTCCCCCACCTGGACTTGACGAAAAAGCGAAGCGTCCCGAAGCGGGGCAAAGATCGGCGTCCGGTCGAGCAGGGTGCCCAAATCCACATGGACGGACTGGGCATCCTCCCAGGTTACAGCCACGCTATGCGGGGCCTCGGCGGCCTGCACGGCCACGATGCGCTTGATGGTGTCCTTCATCTCAACTCCCTATTCAGCCGGTCCCAGGCGGCCCGGATGGTGGCCTGATTTTCGACCGCCCACCGCATGGCTTCGTCATAGCCCCGGGCATGGGGCGAACCGGCGATGATCTCCATGGATTCGATGGCAACCGCCAGGGCAAAGCCCGGGCCTTGGATGTGGAAATGCGGGGGCGCATGGTCCCCGGCGTAAACCACGATCCGCAGCTTGCCGAGTCGGTAGACCGTTCCCATGGACATCCATCTAGTGCATCAAATGCACCAAGGCAAGGGGTCAGATATCCTGCCCGAAAGCGAAATCGCCGCACCATGAATCGGACGGAGTTCGTGGCCAGACGCCATCGAAGCCTTGCCCGCCGGTCACCTGGCCAGACACCAGCCAGGGCGACCGCTTGCGGCACGTGCCATCGAACCACCACTTGCAGGTCGCACACCGCGTCCGCCGCGGCCCCTGCCGCTTGCATTCGGATTCCGTCCAGGCCATGGCATCCCCCCTTACTCGCCAGCGGCGTGCAGTGGCGTCACCTTTGCGCCGGCCTTGAGCTTGTCCAGGTGGTCGCTCCACGTCTGCATCATGCGGCGGCGCTCGGGTAGAAACTCCGCGAAATTGTAGGCCGCCCGGATGGAATTGCGCTCGGCATGGGCAAGCTGGCGCTCGATGGCATCTCGGTTCCAGCCCATCTCATCGAGCATGGTAGAGGCCATGGAGCGGACGCCGTGGCCGGTCATCTCGTCCTTGGCGTAGCCCAGGCGGCGTAGGGCGGCATTGACCGTGTTTTCGGACATGGGCCTTGCCGAGGTCCGTACGGAGGGAAACACGTACTTGCCGGCTCCAGTCAGGGGATGCAGTTCACTCAGGATGGCGAGAGCTTGCCGGGAAAGGGGGACAATGTGTTGTTCCCGCATCTTCATCTTCGCTGCCGGGATGCGCCATTCGGCCTTGTCGAGGTCTATTTCGTTCCACTCTGCATGGCGCAATTCGCCAGGGCGCACGAACAGCATGGGGGCCAGTCGCAGGGCGCACATGGTCACAAAAGAACCCTGGTACGTCTCGATGGTTCGCAGCAGAGAGGCCGCATCCCTGGGGTCGATGAGGCTGGCGTGATGCTTTTCCTTGGTAGGGGGGATGGCTCCCCGGAGGTCGCCGGATATGTCGCGATCGGCATGGCCAGACGCGACGGCGTATCGGAAGACTTGGCCGCAGTTCTGCACGGTCCGGTGCGCCGTCTCGATGGCTCCCCGGGCTTCAATGCGGCGAATGGTGGCCAGCAGTTCGGGGGCCAGGATGTCACGGATGGGGCGCGCGCCGATCCAAGGGAAAACGTCCATCTCGAAGCGGCGCATGGTCCGGGCGGCGTGGCCGGGCGTCCGGTTCTCCTTGAACTTGGCGAACCATTCCCGGGCCACCTTCTCGAAGGTCACGGCGTCGGCGGCGATTTCGGCTTTTTCTTCCTGGCGGGTTTTGCTCGGGTCGATGCCGTTGGCAAGGAGCTTTCGGGCGGCGTCGCGTCGCTCCCGGGCGTCCTTGAGGGAGACGTCGGGGTACACGCCAAGGGAAATTCTTTTCTCCTTGCCCCCATGGCGATATTTCAGCCGCCACCACTTGCCCCCAGCAGGGGCAACTTCCAAATACAGGCCGCCAGAGTCGAACAGCTTGACGGCCTTGGTCCCCGGTTTTGCGTTGCGTACAGCGGTATCTGTGAGCATGGGGGCAACTCCTGGCGGAAATTCTCATGTCCCGCCCTGTTGCCCCCACATTGGCCGGATGTCAACGGACCCAAAAGGACGAAGCCGGACCTTGCGAGTCCGGCTTCGTGGTGAAATCTTTGGTCTTTCGGATCGTATCGGATCGTGTTGGATGTTCTTTTGGTGGAGGCGGGGGGAATCGAACCCCCGTCCGAGAATGCGCCACGCCTAGCGTCTACAGGCTTAGACCGAAAAACAATCTCGCCTCGGGCAGGCCTTTCGGCCGGGCCGCCTCCGGCCAGTCCGGCTTAAGTCTCGCGCGCGCCCCGTCGGACGAGGGTTTGCGCCAGCCTGATGGGGGTTGGCGTCCCGATTTGACGTATCAGGCGTCAGTCAAGGGGACGCTGGCTGTCATTAAGCAGCCAGGGCGTAATCGTAATCGTTGGCAGTTAACCAGTTGCCGCGTGTTTTACGAGGCCTCGCGGCACCTCGGCCTGCAACCAGGGCTTTGCTCTCCCCGTCGAAACCAGGGCGCCCCCGTCGAAACTTGAAAATAACGCATCCGGCCCGAAAGGCAAGGGGCGCGCATGCCTAAAAAACGAGCCATTGCCACGTATAGCCGCGCTCCACCATGCAGGCGTCGGTCTCCTTGTCCCGCTGGCGCAAGGGCGCGGCGGGAAAAGGCGGCGTGTTGACCGTAAGCGAAGCCTCGGTGAAACAATCGGTGTAATCCTCGTTGACGGCCGTCAGGTCCTTTCCCGGAGCGGCATAGGGCGGCCGCGTGCAGCCGGCGGCCACGGACACGAGCAAGACGAGCAACGGCAAGATACGGCGCATGGTCGTTTCTCCTTCACGGCGCTGCAGCGGCGGCCAAGGGATGGCAGGCGTTTCCCGCGACGCGGACGGTTGTGTCGCCGCGTCGGCCTGCCTGTTCATAGCCTGCGCCAGCCGGTTGGGAAAGCCTTTTTTGCGTTGCGGCGCCGCCGGTTCGGTCAGCCTGGCGTTGCCGGCCAGGCGGCGCGGTGGGCGATGTCCGGCGAGGATGCCGATGGCGAATGGCGTCACAAGCGGTGGTCGCTTCGGGCGCGACAAGTTCCAATAATCACAAATCCTGGCATGCCTACTGTAGCAGTACGGAGATATTTGTGATGAAATTCGCAAATTGATGACGAGATAAAGTGTCACGAATGACTTGCCTGAAAGGCGTAGTTGTAATACGATTGACCAAATCGCCTTCGCCCTGCCGAAATGACTTGGAAATTGGATCATGCCGACCGGTTTTCCAGGGGACTTGTATCTTTATTGTGAGGGAGTTATGAGTCGTATCAGTATAAAGTCCTTGTTGATGGCTCTTGGCATTGCCAGTGTGCTTGGGGCAGGTCTCACATTGTTTCTCTTGTACACGCAACACTCCAGAATGGCGAGGCATCTGGATGCCATCGCCACTGTGGACGGGCCGCTGCTTTTTCATATCCAAAATGTCTACGCCCAGGGTCTCCAAACCGAACAGGCCACGCGCAACGTGCTCCTCAACCCCGGGGACAGTAAGGCCCGCGAGAATTTCACGAAAGCCGACGCGGGATTCCGCCAGGCCCTGGCCGCCGCCACCGCCCTGGCCCAGGGGGAAATCGCCCGCAGACTGGCCGCCATCCCGCCCAAATGGGAACAGAGCCACGCCCTCAAGCTCCGGGTCATGGACATGGCCCGCTCGGGCGAGACGCAACAAGCCGTGGCCGTGCTCAACGGCGAGGAGACACCGCTTTGGCGCGAAATCAAGGACACGGTCCTTGGCTGCGTCACCGCCCAGCAGGAAGCCTCCAAGGCCAACCTGGCCGCCATCGAGGCCGGCGATGCCTCGGTCTTCCGCATGTTTCTGGTCATGGCCGTCGTGTCGGTCAGCCTGCTGGTCGGGCTTATCGCCGTGCTGGTCAGGGGCGTGACCCGCGGGGTGACGGCCATCGTCGCCTACTCCGAAGCCATCGGCCGCGGGGATTTCACCTCCAGGCCGGCCGGCGGCCTGCCCAGGGAGTTCGCCGGGATGGCCGACTCGCTGCTGGAGATGGTCCGGTTCCTCGAACATTCCCTGGGCTATTACCAGGGCATCGTGCGGGGCATTGCCACGCCCTTCGTGGTGGTGGACGAGAAGGAGAACCTGCGGCTGACCAACGACAACCTGATGCGCCTGCTGGAACAGTCGGGGCGGCCGGAAGACTATTACGGCCAGAACGTGGCCGGCTTTTTCTACGGCGAGCCGGGCCGCAAGACCGTCCTCGGCACGGCCATGGCCGAGGGACGGGCCATCCGCAAGGAGGTCGAGCTGATATCCCGCAAGGGCAACAGCCGCAACATCCTCATCGACGCCACGCCGCTGTACAACGCCATCAACGGC
Proteins encoded in this region:
- a CDS encoding chemotaxis protein CheW, producing the protein MSELTLERALAAQGEGGDEAVRGEGELVKLVLFTLGADTFALFGRCVGEILARADVFFLPGCPPSLEGVINVRGDIESVLRPHGLLGLPDGAAGPGSPILLCRGAAMKSGLRVDEVIDVADVPGAAIEPPAATLPPAVRQAAVGALRFGGRLVTVLDLDKLFAACAEELG
- a CDS encoding metalloregulator ArsR/SmtB family transcription factor, encoding MQASPSDLVRRAKVFKALGHPSRLLMVEALGAGEKCVCELRELVGSDISTISKHLSVLKEAGIVRDDRRGTNIYYSLRLQCVTGFLGCVRRFFDQQLEEQFQYFEELRNKIRS
- a CDS encoding putative sulfate/molybdate transporter; translation: MHDGAQGATALSPEHTPTATGKTRNRYDAMEWAGAFGDIGTLIPFVVAYITILGVDPLGLLFMFGICKIAAGLFYKTPIPIQPMKAIGAAAVAGGITPAALFASGLTTGLFWLVIGLTGTITWVAKLATKPVVRGIMLGLGMSFIVEGIHRMVGSPTLAAIALGTTFVLLTNPRIPAMFVLLLIGVVAAVIGNPALLDELAQVSIGFRLPQFGLHQIQWDDIVTGTLLFTLPQIPLTLGNAVVAIAAENNDLFPDRPVTERTMCVSQGIMNLVSPLFGGVPMCHGAGGMAGHVRFGARTGGSLVILGSIVIVIALFFSQSVAVIFKMFPPAILGVILFLAGAELAVTVRDIGTKKAEFYVMVVVAGFAMWHMGVAFLVGVLLDNALRREWIRI
- a CDS encoding thioredoxin family protein, which encodes MLLQICGTGCAKCNELEKLVKEVVAEAGVTATVEKVSDLRAIAGLGVFTTPALVVDGVIKAAGSVPAKKDIAAWIA
- a CDS encoding carboxymuconolactone decarboxylase family protein — its product is MRFLAQLFPEFAGQLDAMDTLYAQKRLIDEKTYQFICFAVSIKARSKPCVLKHFKGALDAGASLQELAYILALVMREAAGADDCWTHDVLGDVADIIAGKVDCGCRK
- a CDS encoding helix-turn-helix domain-containing protein, which encodes MKDTIKRIVAVQAAEAPHSVAVTWEDAQSVHVDLGTLLDRTPIFAPLRDASLFRQVQVGEDGWEIVWPGSEDLAVDAHHLARLAMEQSGEAMPPETFRAWRAAHGLSLTRAAQVLGLSRRTVAYYESGERIIPKVVRLACKGAETELRA
- a CDS encoding DUF4160 domain-containing protein; translation: MGTVYRLGKLRIVVYAGDHAPPHFHIQGPGFALAVAIESMEIIAGSPHARGYDEAMRWAVENQATIRAAWDRLNRELR
- a CDS encoding phage integrase central domain-containing protein produces the protein MLTDTAVRNAKPGTKAVKLFDSGGLYLEVAPAGGKWWRLKYRHGGKEKRISLGVYPDVSLKDARERRDAARKLLANGIDPSKTRQEEKAEIAADAVTFEKVAREWFAKFKENRTPGHAARTMRRFEMDVFPWIGARPIRDILAPELLATIRRIEARGAIETAHRTVQNCGQVFRYAVASGHADRDISGDLRGAIPPTKEKHHASLIDPRDAASLLRTIETYQGSFVTMCALRLAPMLFVRPGELRHAEWNEIDLDKAEWRIPAAKMKMREQHIVPLSRQALAILSELHPLTGAGKYVFPSVRTSARPMSENTVNAALRRLGYAKDEMTGHGVRSMASTMLDEMGWNRDAIERQLAHAERNSIRAAYNFAEFLPERRRMMQTWSDHLDKLKAGAKVTPLHAAGE
- a CDS encoding methyl-accepting chemotaxis protein, with the translated sequence MARHLDAIATVDGPLLFHIQNVYAQGLQTEQATRNVLLNPGDSKARENFTKADAGFRQALAAATALAQGEIARRLAAIPPKWEQSHALKLRVMDMARSGETQQAVAVLNGEETPLWREIKDTVLGCVTAQQEASKANLAAIEAGDASVFRMFLVMAVVSVSLLVGLIAVLVRGVTRGVTAIVAYSEAIGRGDFTSRPAGGLPREFAGMADSLLEMVRFLEHSLGYYQGIVRGIATPFVVVDEKENLRLTNDNLMRLLEQSGRPEDYYGQNVAGFFYGEPGRKTVLGTAMAEGRAIRKEVELISRKGNSRNILIDATPLYNAINGKLMGSLCVYADFSELRRREAMMLEQSGRMRDTAREAGGIADGLAREIEDLTGRVADVAQGTGEQKDRIGEIAAAMDAMTGAVADVAKSAAGADTRAEAAREKAVRGADMVSAVVAAIRDVNRLAEELRRDMGDLGGQAEGIGRIMGVIADIADQTNLLALNAAIEAARAGEAGRGFAVVADEVRKLAEKTMTATKDVAGFITAMQQSARKNIEKTDETSRAIREGTQKANDSGSMLQEIVGIVAHTSDEIRSMATAAEEQAATCEQMRRAMEEINRIATETMEAMAASSRAVGALGGQARNLEAVVAGLESDAGGGPPAIAA